One window of Lemur catta isolate mLemCat1 chromosome 3, mLemCat1.pri, whole genome shotgun sequence genomic DNA carries:
- the MNDA gene encoding LOW QUALITY PROTEIN: myeloid cell nuclear differentiation antigen (The sequence of the model RefSeq protein was modified relative to this genomic sequence to represent the inferred CDS: substituted 1 base at 1 genomic stop codon): protein MTEYNQIVLLRGLENMNDYEIATVKSLLANDLQLTRKMQDEYNRIKISDLMAEKFPGAACVDKLMELVKDIDSLKSLADKLRKEKLKVARKIKAKXRSTVKKRNHEEVSPATPAPTTSSALTSKGAKKTLIPQKRKITPQESTEAKRNKASQEQSQPPFPPRPSIPAATGPPLPPQISSSTPSNTSLTQNQKTQAQPQVATRRNVLQKGQITVMVLKATQPFEYGSPEEGKNKMFHATVASKSQFFQVKVFNINLKDKFVKMKIITISDYIESNGILELHEASSVSEVGLYQKFEVPNSIIRKANKTPKINYLHKQASGSIVYGLFKLQKKTVKRVNTIYEIQDNTRSMEVVGNGKWHDIKCEEGDKLRLYCFQLRTIEYKLKLKSDIHSFIKVIETKKNKKASMNFN, encoded by the exons ATGACTGAATACAACCAAATCGTTCTGTTGAGAGGTTTAGAGAATATGAATGATTATGAAATTGCAACAGTTAAGTCCTTACTGGCCAATGATTTACAACTGACAAGAAAAATGCAAGATGAGTATAACAGAATTAAGATTTCTGATTTGATGGCAGAAAAGTTCCCAGGTGCTGCCTGTGTGGACAAATTAATGGAACTGGTCAAAGATATAGACTCCCTTAAAAGCCTTGCTGACAAGCTTCGGAAAGAGAAGTTAAAAG ttgctaggaaaatcaaagcaaaataaagaagtaCAGTGAAAAAGAGGAATCATGAAGAAGTGAGTCCTGCTACACCTGCACCCACCACAAGTAGTGCTCTGACATCCAAAGGAGCAAAGAAGACTCTTATACCTCAG aaaagaaaaatcacacccCAAGAAAGCACTGAAGCCAAAAGGAATAAGGCATCGCAAGAGCAGAGTCAGCCTCCCTTTCCTCCAAGACCCAGCATACCTGCAGCAACAGGCCCTCCCTTACCTCCCCAGATATCATCATCAACTCCATCCAACACTTCCTTGACTCAG AATCAGAAAACTCAGGCCCAACCTCAGGTGGCTACCAGAAGAAATGTTCTCCAAAAAGGCCAAATAACAGTGATGGTACTGAAAGCAACACAGCCATTTGAATATGGGTCCcctgaggaaggaaaaaacaaaatgtttcatgCTACAGTGGCTAGTAAGAGTCAGTTTTTCCAAGTGAAGGTTTTCAACATCAACTTGAAAGacaaatttgtaaaaatgaagaTTATTACCATATCTGATTACATTGAAAGTAATGGAATCCTGGAGCTACATGAAGCATCATCTGTGTCTGAAGTTGGGCTTTATCAAAAGTTCGAGGTCCCAAACAGCATtatcagaaaagcaaacaaaactccCAAAATCAATTATCTTCACAAACAAGCATCTGGATCAATAGTGTATGGGTTGTTTAAGTTACAAAAG AAAACAGTGAAGAGGGTGAACACAATCTATGAAATACAAGATAATACAAGAAGCATGGAGGTAGTGGGGAATGGAAAATGGCACGATATCAAGTGTGAAGAAGGAGATAAACTTCGACTCTACTGCTTTCAACTGAGAACAATTGAGTATAAGCTGAAATTGAAGTCTGACATTCACAGTTTCATCAAG gtCATTGAGaccaagaaaaacaagaaagcatcaATGAATTTTAATTGA